Proteins found in one Zea mays cultivar B73 chromosome 1, Zm-B73-REFERENCE-NAM-5.0, whole genome shotgun sequence genomic segment:
- the LOC103631735 gene encoding expansin-A12, with the protein MARKVLLLVAAVAACLAATVRAGWQRGSATFYGGADASGTMGGACGYGNLYSAGYGASTAALSSTLFNDGAACGQCYQVQCDQQNSRWCKPGVVVTVTATNLCPADYSKPSNDGGWCNPPRQHLDMSQPSWEKIGVYSGGIVPVFFQRVSCSRSGGVRFTVNGNRYFKLVLVSNVGGPGSVSAVQIKGSYTAWITMSRNWGANWQANSDLTGQSISFRVTATNGQFLQFDNVAGSGWQLGQTFTNGNNFY; encoded by the exons ATGGCGCGCAAGGTCCTGCTGCTGGTGGCTGCCGTAGCCGCGTGCCTCGCCGCGACGGTTCGCGCGGGGTGGCAGAGGGGCTCGGCGACGTTCTACGGCGGGGCCGACGCCTCCGGCACGATGG GTGGCGCGTGCGGGTACGGCAACCTGTACTCGGCGGGGTACGGCGCGAGCACGGCGGCGCTGAGCTCGACGCTGTTCAACGACGGCGCGGCGTGCGGGCAGTGCTACCAGGTGCAGTGCGACCAGCAGAACAGCCGGTGGTGCAAGCCGGGCGTGGTCGTCACCGTCACCGCCACCAACCTGTGCCCGGCCGACTACTCCAAGCCCAGCAACGACGGCGGCTGGTGCAACCCGCCGCGCCAGCACCTGGACATGTCCCAGCCGTCCTGGGAGAAGATCGGCGTCTACAGCGGCGGCATCGTCCCGGTCTTCTTCCAGCGGGTGTCGTGCTCCAGGAGCGGCGGGGTGCGCTTCACCGTCAACGGCAACAGGTACTTCAAGCTGGTGCTCGTCAGCAACGTGGGCGGCCCGGGCTCCGTCAGCGCCGTGCAGATCAAGGGCTCCTACACGGCGTGGATCACCATGTCACGGAACTGGGGCGCCAACTGGCAGGCCAACAGCGACCTCACCGGCCAGAGCATCTCCTTCCGGGTCACCGCCACCAACGGCCAGTTTCTTCAGTTCGACAACGTCGCCGGCTCTGGCTGGCAGCTGGGCCAGACCTTCACCAACGGCAATAATTTCTACTAG